A window of Nicotiana sylvestris chromosome 8, ASM39365v2, whole genome shotgun sequence genomic DNA:
GTGAGCGTGACCATGGGGTTAGATCCTCCTCTGTGGGTGAAGAACCTGGAAAAATCTCTGACCATTCCGCATTGATTAAACAAGGTATCATTTTCTATTTCTCATTTTAGTGCTTAAATATTGTAGACGGCCAAATGTGTTTTAGAAATTTAGCCTGTTATAATTTTTTGCTACTTCTTACTGCTACTTGGTGTGACTTTGCAGCATCAAATGCTGGGTTTGAAGGTGGGAGCTTAATCTCAGGTGGCACACCAGTGAGTGTTCCGTTGCCTTCTGGTAGTGGCGCTATTGCAACTGAGATAGTTAATCATGATGAAAAGCTGAAGCCAGTATCAGTTTTGATGGGTTCAGAGCATTTGGCAGAAAAGGAGAAAATGGAAGTTGTTCCCAGTGTAGAAGCACAAGTGGCAACACTGAAGGAGTCTATTGCAGGCCGTCCAGGTCCCCTTTCCGCTGATGAAAAAGATGCATCTGGTGACTGTCATATGGATATAGCACCTGTGATTGTTAATCAGAACAGTTCTATTCAGGGTAATCCCGACACAGCAAGCGACGTTGAGCAAGCAGCAATTGCTGAAGCAAATAGCGAGTGCTTTAGGCATGTGGAAGCATGTGCAATGAATAGTGGTTCAACTATCAAAGAGGGTGATGGTGCTGAGGCAGCTGCTCTTGCAAGGAATCAGGAAATAATTGTAGAAACAGTGGAATTGGGAAAAGTTGGAGGTTGGTCTTTTATTTCCGGCACTCATATAATTATATCTATGATCTGTTGGTTGCTCAGCGATTATCATTTATTCTTGGAAAAATGGGCTTATTTAGGTATACTTGTCTCCCCCTTCCCTTTGCTCCCTCTGGACTGTGGTaatttaatatataatttttgttttaaattttctcAGTTTTATCTACCACAACATCTGGTTGTTGTTTGCTAATGAACTATTTACAAGCTAGTTTTCTTTCTCATTTCATTGTGAGAGAACTTCTTGTTAGTGAACATTTTGGACTTCTATGTTGACTATCAATGATGTCAAAGGCATGCTTAAAGCGTGCTTAAGCCCTGAGGCGAGGCGCAATACATGTTGAGCGCTTAGAGCGCGCTTCGGCTCGCTTAGAGAGCACTTCAGTACCATCATCAAGGCTCTAAGGCATACTTTTCCTTGCCAATGAGTAATCTTAGGGAGGGGACACTAAAtaattgatatttcactttatcataatttgttttcaattttcaatttcGTTGTTCATATATTTATTAGTCATGCTTATAATTATTAGTCTTAGACTACAAATACACAATTGTATCTTTTCCGTCCATTTGCACCTTTCTTCATCAAAGTCCACGTTTTATTTGCactttgcgcttaaagccccaacGCCTTTGATAACACTCTTAACTACTGAAGAGTTGTCTTTGTGAAAGCATGACATAAGCAGTGGTgtttgcatttcattgaatgctTTGTGGCCTTATGAGATCCCCATTTATTATGTACTGCAGATGGGTATAATACTAACTGGTCTCAGTGTCCATCATCTTTTGAAGTCAATGGTGTCATAAGCCTCTTAGTGAACATGGGCGATTTGTAGGTTACTTGTTGCTGTTTTATCTTTATTTGCATATTGAGATGTCAGGTTTTGCATACTTATATTCTTCTGCTTTTTCTTTTGTGCTTTATGACCTGTTCATTCTCTCTTTAGAACCAATTGTATTGCTTGTTCAGTGATCAACTGATTGACAGATTGAATTGTCTTACTGTGTCAGTTATCTATGCCAAATGGAAGAATTGAAACATGATCATAGGGCCTTATGAACTCAAAGATAACTTggactctctctctctcctccctCCTCGTTTCATTATACCAAGTACCTATTAGATGACATTATGAGAATAACTTCACaattcctttctcatttttagccTTTTCAAATATCGCTAATCTATAGGCAATATCTCTGTGATCATATATGTGCATGTGTAATAAACATATGAAAGCATATGAGTATACTTCAAGTAATGCTGGACGAGCTCAAGGTTCTTCATTTTGTCAAATCACACAATTATgagtttattttaaaaaatggATAGAAGAAGAAAAGAGCTTTGGACTCATTTGAAATTTTAGAATGTCTCTTGGTCGGGAAGGGGCTGATAATAGATAATGGTTGGTAATGATTTAGATAGAAACCTGCAAAAAGGAGCATTGCCTGGGTGGAGTGCAATACATAGCATCGAGTTCCTTGAAAAATTCTAAATGAGAATTGAAAAGATTGGTAGCATTCGACGCTTGTTCTTTTCTGCGAaaggccttttttttttttacaaacaaAAGGAGTTTTGAAATGATTTAGTTGCCTTTGCAGTTCAGGAAAGTTCTGGCGTAATTGGAGGACCTAAACATGATTCTGTTGCTTTCGTAAGTTGTTCTGCTATTTCACCAAGTGAAAAGAAAACAGCAGAGATTAGAAGTAGTGCTGTAGTTGAGAATGTTGCTCCCCTTGTTGATACAATTGAAATTGGTGGTAAAGCGCAGTCCACCTCCATAAGTTCAGGAGAAAATGCTTCCACTAAAGCAGATAGGAGCTTTACTTTTGATGTAAGTCCATTGGTTGTTAATGCTAAGGGAGAAGCAGACAAATCAATCACTAGTACTCAAGCTTCCCAACTAACTGAGGTCTGCATTGTCTTCTACAAtcgtattattttatttttgtattatgCTTCTCATAGCTCCTTAATCTGTTCTGACTGAATTACAGTTGAAGGCTGGGGATGGACTGCTTTTGACATCTGGCAGCAGACAAACTGATACTAAGATCGTGCAAGAAATTTCTCTTGTAAGTCCTCTAGTAACTGACAAAGCGGCTCAGTCTGGAGGTGCTAAGGGTGAGCGCAAGGCAAGACGTGGCTCGAGTAAATCAAGTAAAGAAAATCCTAAGAAGGGAAACCAAGTGAAGGAAACAAACTCATTGAAGCAGTTGGATAGAAGAGACAAATCAGGTGCTCTGTTTAGCCCTTCTGTTGCTGCGCAGAAATTGCAAATTGAAGCTGGAAACAACGAGCGCAATATTACAAAGTCCAATGGGGTTGTTTCCTTTCCAACTTCAAGTTTGCCGGATTTAAACACTTCATCTACTGCATCTGTATTGTTTCATCAGCCTTTCACAGATCTGCAACAAGTGCAACTGCGAGCTCAAATTTTTGTTTATGGGTCTCTGATGTGAGTCCTATATGCCACGTTCTTAATTTATATGCATATGTGCTGGTAGCTATCCACGTTAAAATAAGACCATGTAGTGTAAGCACAAAAATTGCACTAGAGCATGTTTGGATGTAGGTATGACTTCATATGGCGGTGGGTAGGAATGCTTGTTTCCTCTTTTTTGATTATGGGAATTAGCAACAAAACTTTCAAACCACCTACTACTTTCCACACCAGAGCTGCATTTAAAGAAGAAAATtataaaggaaataagaaaaaggagaGAGTAGACTTTTGAATTGACAGGATAGATTTGAAGgtgagaaaagaaagagaacGAGACGAGTTATTTAGATTGATAGGATAGACTTGAAGATGATATTTCTTTCTTCCAGTTTTGTTCAAGTATATAGTTTTGAGTTCAAGGAAAGGGAAGAACATCTACTATTTTGGTGGGTGTCCAATTGGTCTGATTATTTGATGTTGCTAGACCAACTCACTAGTAATGCATACTGGAAGGATTGTGAAATAGCCTGCCCATCTAACATGTATATGATGTATATGTTTAATTTCATTGTTTCAAATGGTTGCTGCAGACAAGGTGCTGCACCAGACGAGGCTTGCATGATTTCAGCTTTTGGGGCATCTGGTTAGTTTGTCTGCTTGTGTTAGttatattttcatgttttactttcttttctaaaacttggacaatttatTTGTTACTTGAGGCTCTGCAGATGGAGGGAGAGGTCTGTGGGACCCTGCTTGGCGTGCGTGTGTTGACAGGATTCGTGGACAGAGATCTCACACTGGAAACAATGAAACTCCGTCTCATCCACGTTCAGGTAGAGGATCTCTATTTTTTCCCCTTCATGTTATGCTGCTACTGATTGTACTTTAGAAATGAGAAATGCAGGTCCCAGAACTCCAGATCAAGCTAACAAGCAGGTTATGCATCAAAATAAAGTTACTACTCCGGCAACTGGACGAGCAAGCGGCAAGGCTATCAATTCACGCGTTGTTAGTCCTATTATACCACTTTCATCCCCTCTTTGGAATATACCTACCCCCTCATGTGATGGGCTGCCATCTAGTGGCATGGCCAGAGGTGCTGTCATCGATTATAAGGCACTTTCTCCTATGCATCCCTATCAGACTCCACCAGTACGAAATTTTGTGGGACACACTGCCTCTTGGCTACCACAGGCCCCTTTCCCTGGTTCCTGGGTTGCTTCTCCACAAACTTCTGCCTTTCCTGCATTGCCTGTTACAGAGCCTGTGAAATTAACCCCCGTAAAGGAGTCATCCTTGTCCATTTCTGCTGGTGCAAAGCATGCAATGCCTGTTTCAGTGGCTCATGCTGGGGAAAGTGGTATTCTGGCTGGGGCTTCTCCGCGTGATGAAAAAAATGCCTCAGTGTTGCCTGCTGATCAGAAATCTAGAAAGAGAAAAAAGGCATCTGGTACTGAGGATCGTGCCCACAAATCTTTGCGTGGTTCCTCTTCTGAATCTGTTCCTGCCCCTGCAGTATGTACTCAATTATCAAGTAAAGCCCCGGCATCTGATAATTTTGGCCAGTCATCATCGGTTGCTGTTGCACCATTGGTTGCTCAAAGCCAGACAGGACCTGCATCTGCTCCCATACTTGGCCATTTTTCAACGTCAGTTGTCATAGCACCTCTTTCTAGCTCTGCCCCTGTAAACAATTCTGATATACCGATCATCTCTATCCCATCTTCCACTGATCTCTCTAAGAGAGAGCTTTTAGGAAAAAAGGCCTTAACTTCGGAGTATTTAGGCAAAGTTGAGGAGTCTAAGCTGCAAGCAGAGGAGGCCGCTGCAAGTGCTGCTTCTGCAGTCAGTCACTGCCAAGATGTGTGGAGCCAATTAGATAAGCAAAAGAATTCTGTTTTGGTGGCGGATGTGGAGGTTAAGCTGACATCTGCTGCCGCTGCTGTAGCAGCTGCTGCTTCTGTTGCAAAGGCAGCCGCGGCTGCTGCTAAGATTGCATCAAATGCTGCAATGCAAGCTAAACTGATGGCGGATGAGGCATTGATAGCATGTGGAGTGAGCAATCCTGATCAAACCAGTGCTGTCTCTTTCCATAACATGAACAACTTGGAGAGTGCCACTCCTGCTTCCATATTGAAAGGTCGAGAAGTTAGCAATAGTTCTGGTTCAATTATATTCGCTGCTAGGGAGGCTGCGAGGAGAAGGATTGACGCTGCTTCCGCTGCATCAAAAAATGCTGAGAACTGGGATGCTATAGTTAAGGCTGCGGAACTGGCAGCTGAAGCTGTGTCACATGCTGGAAAAATTGTAGCAATGGTTGATCCTTTGCCCCTGAATCAATTAGTGGAAGCTGGTCCTGATAACTACTGGAAAGTTTCCCAAGCACCTTCTGGGCATGGCGGCAAGGGTAAAAAGGTGAATGGGGATGAATCTGGTATTTCAATTGTCGAAAAGATTCCTGGCATCTTTTCCAAGAGATCTGAGGGTCCGTCTGATGAAGACACGACCCCTGCTTGCGAGCCTACTGGTGTTTCAGGCAACATGGCAGAGGACAACGTGAGGAATGAAGAGGTTATTCAAACTCCCGTTACAGGTGTCGAAAAGGATGTAAGAGGAGCAAAGGGTCATAGTATGCCAGAAATGAGCAAGACTGCAGGCCTAAATGCTGACTCCAGGTTGGCTTCCCATGATGTGGAAGCATGTGGAGATGCTGCAAGCTCTAAAATGCAAGAAGGTTCCCTTGTGGAGGTTTGTTAATAATAACTTTATCAGCCTTTGGCTGCCTTATTACTTGTATGATACTCGGTGTAAGATCCTATTGAAATGAGTAGTTCTGGGAGAATTTCCCAGTGTTCTTTTGCATCGAATTGTTTTCTGAGGATTTGTGCACGTACAGAAGCTATACATTTGGAACTTGCGCTTTTCTTCTTTAGGGAATTTATTTTATCCATCATGCCCCATTTTCAGCGGCGCTTCactgtttatttgtttgtttattttattgaTGATGTAGCTCATTGCTGATTTAATTTATTAATAATTTTTGTACTGACAGGTTTTTAAAGATAGTGATGATGGTAAGAGAGCCTGGTACTCAGCCAAAGTGTTGACTTTGAAGAATGGAAAAGCTCTCGTTTGTTACACTGACCATCAATCTGATGAAGGTAAGCTGAAAATGATACATTTTTGCAAGTTATTTGATTGGTGTGGAGAGACGTTGGTCTTGAGTATTAGGGGAATAAGTGAAACTTGCCTCTCCAATTGTTCATTGCATCTGGGATGAGTAATTAGTGTTCAATTTGGGATTTTTGGATGCAATTGCTGCTAGTCTAAGCATATCGTCATGCCTATGCTTGTAAGTTTAATTTTTGTCGATGCTTGTTAACATTACAACATGGTTGGGGGCTTGAGTTGAGTCCTAGGGGGTTAACGTTGAAAAAATTCTCTGTCGCCCTGTCCAGGGGGAGGGTTTTAGGCAGTGGGGTTTACCCAATCAAGAAAAAAGAGATTCATTCTCTTTTTGGACTCTATCAAAGAAAAGAACCCACGAATGGTGAAAATGCAAACAAGAACTAGATGATATGCATCTCTTGTTTTGTCTAATGATAGTAGATTGAGTTGGTTAAGAAACAAAAGCTCATATCTTAAAATTAGAATGTGAGCTGGAAGTATGGGGCCACTTACATTttacaattgtagcatggccttATGGAATATTGCATTTCCCAAGTTGGCTGGAGTAATATTAGAAGTCCCTTGTTTGGTTGGGCGTGTGGTGGTTAGTGAACTTCTAAAGTTCAACCATTAATTGACTTGTAATATTCAGCAAAGACTTGCTAAGCGCTCACTTATCTATTCTTTGCCTTAAGTTGTGTTTCTTCAATTTTAGTAAAGACCTTGCCTTTTTTTCCCCTTGGAGTTTCTCATTTAGTTCAATAGATGTCACAAGTGGTAAGTTAGAACTTCTGCTCTTCGTGGAATCTGAAGTCCAACAATTGTTACCTGGAACTCAGTACTTACATTCTTTTGCCTTCCATAAAATCTAATTTCAAAGTTTGTCATGACCTGACCCTTGTTTCTGCAGTAATCAGATAATTTTAGTCGTACATATGGAATATGACTAGGAAACCAAAAAACATCATTCTTTGTTGTCGTTATGGCTAAGGACTTTGTGGCTTAAAAACTGGTTTATACCTCTGAATCTTTCAGGGCTTGAACAGTTAAAGGACTGGGTACCTCTAGACGCAGACAGTGACGAAACACCAAGAATACGTCCCGCACATCCGGTGACTGCtctgcaaggagcaaaaaagaGGCGAAGAGCAGCTGTTAAGGAGTATACCTGGTATGTAGGAGATAGAGTTGATGCATGGATCGACTATCGGTAAGTTCAAATCTCTTTTTATCACATTAAGTCGCCAATTCCCTCTCCTAATGATTGTGAGTTCTAGTCTTCTCCTTCAGTCCTTGACAATGAATGTTTTTTTGGGATGTATGTGTGTAGGTAATATATATGCATCAGAACAATTTCTTTGATTTATGACATATCCTTTTGGTTAAATTATTTCCTGCATTTTAAGATGATAATTACTAAgttgga
This region includes:
- the LOC104213337 gene encoding uncharacterized protein isoform X3 — encoded protein: MDYNDNDYQSHLTGEDSSKVSSVLHPYALPKFDFDDSLQGHLRFDSLVENEVFLGIPTQEDNQWIEDFSRGSSGIEFSSSAADSCSIPRRNNVWSEATSTESVEMLLKSVGQEEMVPGDTIIEESDAGNELGCLIQPVESNLKLDDKRDDIKESSSAAPADESVEFTVTFSKCERTEREGKHIACAAEMQALERIADRCSDIAGERCSGVTAEEKSQTEIKSIDENLGEAKTSQDEFLPDKSDRHPSVPVIQSAINECLTDARPVSVEILDSQHNLTSCHSGNTSGLPSEHHKPEEKQISVSKEKSSTGDEKLCGSGVESETCTSNASPLSLSASELEVVKELPTDTRMIKLQESCVQRNECSFTADGCKEDASSAEPPEICGLVTVSSKVSEDKLQAEGNSILCEDEEASISQCLDSRDSEDQENGSKGQMEVSAVQISDGLSTCNEKEENILESHIPLNLGMSEACTISELSEPSKPNNGNGNCTYSLEGPSNIQEASISAELIVERPVPENLETGNDADRVSKGDACAGDRASSSVPVGSMDICGESFPCVVDVDTTNEDVSSGKEKEEVLPVENETERSCERDHGVRSSSVGEEPGKISDHSALIKQASNAGFEGGSLISGGTPVSVPLPSGSGAIATEIVNHDEKLKPVSVLMGSEHLAEKEKMEVVPSVEAQVATLKESIAGRPGPLSADEKDASGDCHMDIAPVIVNQNSSIQGNPDTASDVEQAAIAEANSECFRHVEACAMNSGSTIKEGDGAEAAALARNQEIIVETVELGKVGVQESSGVIGGPKHDSVAFVSCSAISPSEKKTAEIRSSAVVENVAPLVDTIEIGGKAQSTSISSGENASTKADRSFTFDVSPLVVNAKGEADKSITSTQASQLTELKAGDGLLLTSGSRQTDTKIVQEISLVSPLVTDKAAQSGGAKGERKARRGSSKSSKENPKKGNQVKETNSLKQLDRRDKSGALFSPSVAAQKLQIEAGNNERNITKSNGVVSFPTSSLPDLNTSSTASVLFHQPFTDLQQVQLRAQIFVYGSLIQGAAPDEACMISAFGASGSADGGRGLWDPAWRACVDRIRGQRSHTGNNETPSHPRSGPRTPDQANKQVMHQNKVTTPATGRASGKAINSRVVSPIIPLSSPLWNIPTPSCDGLPSSGMARGAVIDYKALSPMHPYQTPPVRNFVGHTASWLPQAPFPGSWVASPQTSAFPALPVTEPVKLTPVKESSLSISAGAKHAMPVSVAHAGESGILAGASPRDEKNASVLPADQKSRKRKKASGTEDRAHKSLRGSSSESVPAPAVCTQLSSKAPASDNFGQSSSVAVAPLVAQSQTGPASAPILGHFSTSVVIAPLSSSAPVNNSDIPIISIPSSTDLSKRELLGKKALTSEYLGKVEESKLQAEEAAASAASAVSHCQDVWSQLDKQKNSVLVADVEVKLTSAAAAVAAAASVAKAAAAAAKIASNAAMQAKLMADEALIACGVSNPDQTSAVSFHNMNNLESATPASILKGREVSNSSGSIIFAAREAARRRIDAASAASKNAENWDAIVKAAELAAEAVSHAGKIVAMVDPLPLNQLVEAGPDNYWKVSQAPSGHGGKGKKVNGDESGISIVEKIPGIFSKRSEGPSDEDTTPACEPTGVSGNMAEDNVRNEEVIQTPVTGVEKDVRGAKGHSMPEMSKTAGLNADSRLASHDVEACGDAASSKMQEGSLVEVFKDSDDGKRAWYSAKVLTLKNGKALVCYTDHQSDEGLEQLKDWVPLDADSDETPRIRPAHPVTALQGAKKRRRAAVKEYTWYVGDRVDAWIDYRWREGVIAEKNKRDETTFSVNFPAYGDTAVVRAWHLRPTLVWKDGEWVEWSRSRHDFLSQGDTPKEKRIKLGNPASEDTGNDSLSEKMVPLVPVTNEPTALLPLSVNEKTFNIGSNKNDNKPNTLRTMRSGLQKEGSKVFGVPKPGKKRKFMEVSKHYVSDRATKSDTAHGSAKFTKYLMPRATGAGGWKNSSRIDPKEKQVTEARQKPPKPNKLPSSNRNLKDNSITSAGDASGAVGDAVKYNKSEGQQPNVVSSVANAEGGAEGPMKFSSEALPANIAKKASTSSHRGEGMKKKIPVSRMKSSNVEVQDKLIHEVNEPRRSNRRIQPTSRLLEGLQSSLIISKLPSISHDKGNRSHSRGASR
- the LOC104213337 gene encoding uncharacterized protein isoform X1; translation: MDYNDNDYQSHLTGEDSSKVSSVLHPYALPKFDFDDSLQGHLRFDSLVENEVFLGIPTQEDNQWIEDFSRGSSGIEFSSSAADSCSIPRRNNVWSEATSTESVEMLLKSVGQEEMVPGDTIIEESDAGNELGCLIQPVESNLKLDDKRDDIKESSSAAPADESVEFTVTFSKCERTEREGKHIACAAEMQALERIADRCSDIAGERCSGVTAEEKSQTEIKSIDENLGEAKTSQDEFLPDKSDRHPSVPVIQSAINECLTDARPVSVEILDSQHNLTSCHSGNTSGLPSEHHKPEEKQISVSKEKSSTGDEKLCGSGVESETCTSNASPLSLSASELEVVKELPTDTRMIKLQESCVQRNECSFTADGCKEDASSAEPPEICGLVTVSSKVSEDKLQAEGNSILCEDEEASISQCLDSRDSEDQENGSKGQMEVSAVQISDGLSTCNEKEENILESHIPLNLGMSEACTISELSEPSKPNNGNGNCTYSLEGPSNIQEASISAELIVERPVPENLETGNDADRVSKGDACAGDRASSSVPVGSMDICGESFPCVVDVDTTNEDVSSGKEKEEVLPVENETERSCERDHGVRSSSVGEEPGKISDHSALIKQASNAGFEGGSLISGGTPVSVPLPSGSGAIATEIVNHDEKLKPVSVLMGSEHLAEKEKMEVVPSVEAQVATLKESIAGRPGPLSADEKDASGDCHMDIAPVIVNQNSSIQGNPDTASDVEQAAIAEANSECFRHVEACAMNSGSTIKEGDGAEAAALARNQEIIVETVELGKVGVQESSGVIGGPKHDSVAFVSCSAISPSEKKTAEIRSSAVVENVAPLVDTIEIGGKAQSTSISSGENASTKADRSFTFDVSPLVVNAKGEADKSITSTQASQLTELKAGDGLLLTSGSRQTDTKIVQEISLVSPLVTDKAAQSGGAKGERKARRGSSKSSKENPKKGNQVKETNSLKQLDRRDKSGALFSPSVAAQKLQIEAGNNERNITKSNGVVSFPTSSLPDLNTSSTASVLFHQPFTDLQQVQLRAQIFVYGSLIQGAAPDEACMISAFGASGSADGGRGLWDPAWRACVDRIRGQRSHTGNNETPSHPRSEMRNAGPRTPDQANKQVMHQNKVTTPATGRASGKAINSRVVSPIIPLSSPLWNIPTPSCDGLPSSGMARGAVIDYKALSPMHPYQTPPVRNFVGHTASWLPQAPFPGSWVASPQTSAFPALPVTEPVKLTPVKESSLSISAGAKHAMPVSVAHAGESGILAGASPRDEKNASVLPADQKSRKRKKASGTEDRAHKSLRGSSSESVPAPAVCTQLSSKAPASDNFGQSSSVAVAPLVAQSQTGPASAPILGHFSTSVVIAPLSSSAPVNNSDIPIISIPSSTDLSKRELLGKKALTSEYLGKVEESKLQAEEAAASAASAVSHCQDVWSQLDKQKNSVLVADVEVKLTSAAAAVAAAASVAKAAAAAAKIASNAAMQAKLMADEALIACGVSNPDQTSAVSFHNMNNLESATPASILKGREVSNSSGSIIFAAREAARRRIDAASAASKNAENWDAIVKAAELAAEAVSHAGKIVAMVDPLPLNQLVEAGPDNYWKVSQAPSGHGGKGKKVNGDESGISIVEKIPGIFSKRSEGPSDEDTTPACEPTGVSGNMAEDNVRNEEVIQTPVTGVEKDVRGAKGHSMPEMSKTAGLNADSRLASHDVEACGDAASSKMQEGSLVEVFKDSDDGKRAWYSAKVLTLKNGKALVCYTDHQSDEGLEQLKDWVPLDADSDETPRIRPAHPVTALQGAKKRRRAAVKEYTWYVGDRVDAWIDYRWREGVIAEKNKRDETTFSVNFPAYGDTAVVRAWHLRPTLVWKDGEWVEWSRSRHDFLSQGDTPKEKRIKLGNPASEDTGNDSLSEKMVPLVPVTNEPTALLPLSVNEKTFNIGSNKNDNKPNTLRTMRSGLQKEGSKVFGVPKPGKKRKFMEVSKHYVSDRATKSDTAHGSAKFTKYLMPRATGAGGWKNSSRIDPKEKQVTEARQKPPKPNKLPSSNRNLKDNSITSAGDASGAVGDAVKYNKSEGQQPNVVSSVANAEGGAEGPMKFSSEALPANIAKKASTSSHRGEGMKKKIPVSRMKSSNVEVQDKLIHEVNEPRRSNRRIQPTSRLLEGLQSSLIISKLPSISHDKGNRSHSRGASR
- the LOC104213337 gene encoding uncharacterized protein isoform X2; amino-acid sequence: MDYNDNDYQSHLTGEDSSKVSSVLHPYALPKFDFDDSLQGHLRFDSLVENEVFLGIPTQEDNQWIEDFSRGSSGIEFSSSAADSCSIPRRNNVWSEATSTESVEMLLKSVGQEEMVPGDTIIEESDAGNELGCLIQPVESNLKLDDKRDDIKESSSAAPADESVEFTVTFSKCERTEREGKHIACAAEMQALERIADRCSDIAGERCSGVTAEEKSQTEIKSIDENLGEAKTSQDEFLPDKSDRHPSVPVIQSAINECLTDARPVSVEILDSQHNLTSCHSGNTSGLPSEHHKPEEKQISVSKEKSSTGDEKLCGSGVESETCTSNASPLSLSASELEVVKELPTDTRMIKLQESCVQRNECSFTADGCKEDASSAEPPEICGLVTVSSKVSEDKLQAEGNSILCEDEEASISQCLDSRDSEDQENGSKGQMEVSAVQISDGLSTCNEKEENILESHIPLNLGMSEACTISELSEPSKPNNGNGNCTYSLEGPSNIQEASISAELIVERPVPENLETGNDADRVSKGDACAGDRASSSVPVGSMDICGESFPCVVDVDTTNEDVSSGKEKEEVLPVENETERSCERDHGVRSSSVGEEPGKISDHSALIKQASNAGFEGGSLISGGTPVSVPLPSGSGAIATEIVNHDEKLKPVSVLMGSEHLAEKEKMEVVPSVEAQVATLKESIAGRPGPLSADEKDASGDCHMDIAPVIVNQNSSIQGNPDTASDVEQAAIAEANSECFRHVEACAMNSGSTIKEGDGAEAAALARNQEIIVETVELGKVGVQESSGVIGGPKHDSVAFVSCSAISPSEKKTAEIRSSAVVENVAPLVDTIEIGGKAQSTSISSGENASTKADRSFTFDVSPLVVNAKGEADKSITSTQASQLTELKAGDGLLLTSGSRQTDTKIVQEISLVSPLVTDKAAQSGGAKGERKARRGSSKSSKENPKKGNQVKETNSLKQLDRRDKSGALFSPSVAAQKLQIEAGNNERNITKSNGVVSFPTSSLPDLNTSSTASVLFHQPFTDLQQVQLRAQIFVYGSLIQGAAPDEACMISAFGASDGGRGLWDPAWRACVDRIRGQRSHTGNNETPSHPRSEMRNAGPRTPDQANKQVMHQNKVTTPATGRASGKAINSRVVSPIIPLSSPLWNIPTPSCDGLPSSGMARGAVIDYKALSPMHPYQTPPVRNFVGHTASWLPQAPFPGSWVASPQTSAFPALPVTEPVKLTPVKESSLSISAGAKHAMPVSVAHAGESGILAGASPRDEKNASVLPADQKSRKRKKASGTEDRAHKSLRGSSSESVPAPAVCTQLSSKAPASDNFGQSSSVAVAPLVAQSQTGPASAPILGHFSTSVVIAPLSSSAPVNNSDIPIISIPSSTDLSKRELLGKKALTSEYLGKVEESKLQAEEAAASAASAVSHCQDVWSQLDKQKNSVLVADVEVKLTSAAAAVAAAASVAKAAAAAAKIASNAAMQAKLMADEALIACGVSNPDQTSAVSFHNMNNLESATPASILKGREVSNSSGSIIFAAREAARRRIDAASAASKNAENWDAIVKAAELAAEAVSHAGKIVAMVDPLPLNQLVEAGPDNYWKVSQAPSGHGGKGKKVNGDESGISIVEKIPGIFSKRSEGPSDEDTTPACEPTGVSGNMAEDNVRNEEVIQTPVTGVEKDVRGAKGHSMPEMSKTAGLNADSRLASHDVEACGDAASSKMQEGSLVEVFKDSDDGKRAWYSAKVLTLKNGKALVCYTDHQSDEGLEQLKDWVPLDADSDETPRIRPAHPVTALQGAKKRRRAAVKEYTWYVGDRVDAWIDYRWREGVIAEKNKRDETTFSVNFPAYGDTAVVRAWHLRPTLVWKDGEWVEWSRSRHDFLSQGDTPKEKRIKLGNPASEDTGNDSLSEKMVPLVPVTNEPTALLPLSVNEKTFNIGSNKNDNKPNTLRTMRSGLQKEGSKVFGVPKPGKKRKFMEVSKHYVSDRATKSDTAHGSAKFTKYLMPRATGAGGWKNSSRIDPKEKQVTEARQKPPKPNKLPSSNRNLKDNSITSAGDASGAVGDAVKYNKSEGQQPNVVSSVANAEGGAEGPMKFSSEALPANIAKKASTSSHRGEGMKKKIPVSRMKSSNVEVQDKLIHEVNEPRRSNRRIQPTSRLLEGLQSSLIISKLPSISHDKGNRSHSRGASR